One Triticum dicoccoides isolate Atlit2015 ecotype Zavitan chromosome 3B, WEW_v2.0, whole genome shotgun sequence genomic window, acctcACCGTCCACGTTAACAAGCAGCACCACATGCGACGAGTCTGCCTGGAGGAGAGCCACCTGGTCGTGTACTACGACGAAGCGGCCGGAGCCGTTAACTCCACGAGCATCGGCCAGGGCAAGATACCTGCCTTCTGAGTGGATAGGTGGTCGACGACGGAGCTCGACGTGTCTTTGTCTAATCAGGGCGTGCTTGTCTCTTTGAGGTTGCGGGAGAAGATGGAGGCCAACCGGCAAAGCCAAGGAATAGACATGGGCGTTGAGACCTGGCCAATCCATCTAGAGGAGAAGTCTTCTCGGCCATGCGTCCCCAGTGTGGTGGCAAGTTCGGTCAGTACCTCGTAGCAGGGCCTGCGATGCGGTTCTACACACTATGCGCAACAGGAAGATAGTAACGAAATCATGGTACAATCCCTAGGAGAGCCACGATTTGGTGCGCCCGGGCATAAACAGTACCGCGATTTGAAATAGAAAAAAAgtttaaaaaatttcaaaaaaatttgtgGTGCAAGATGGTCCTATGCGCGAAATTTTGTGAAGTTTGGACATTCgaggagctcgtggcaaaaaagATAAATTTCGGACGTCGGAGAAACTTTTGAAAATCGCATTGTTCATATCTGATTTTTGGTGTGTGTTCTGAGAATTATTGTGATTCTCGTTGTAAGCTTGATTTGTGATTTGCTTGTATTTTTTCATAATCGAATCACCATCAATTTATAAGGGCGTGTCCCCTTTCCTTTGTATCCACAAACctaattttcattttcttttcttgcaTGTTTATTCTCTTTATTACAATAGTATAAACACCAACTTTGAAATGTTCTCGAAAAAGCGCTAGTAACAACAATTATTATTCAGTGATGCAAGTTTAGAGGGCAATTTATAAGCAAAGTGGTCGGAGAAGAAGATTATTTGGCCGTCTCACGCATCACCAATCACTACGTGTTCTTCGGTAGAGTGCCCTCGCCACTGATGGACACAGCCTGCGAGAATCACCAAAATGTTAAGCAACACTCATGGTTACCCACATTTACTCACAGTGATGAGATTTGAGGAATAAAAAACACATTCAGATGAAAAATACAAAACAACATCAATTAATCCATGACGGTCAACATCCATTAGTTCTGACATTGAAGAGTGGCTTTTGATTCGAGTTGAACTCATGACGACTAATCCCTTTTTCCTTGAGCATCTCGATACGCAGCACTACCGCTGGACCACCCGGCGACTGATCTAAAAAGGAATTGGAGCACATGAAATCAAGAAGGAAGAACAACCAAGGGAATGGAAGTGAAGCCAAAAATAAACCTCCTCCTCACACTAGccacagtgggtagtaacataggCTAATAACATGtttatgttactagtctatattactgcctctatagtggggagtaacatatgtgtggtaacatgcaacactttatttattaggttatagacacatattgccttgatatgtgtgatgaacTCATattactagtaactagctatgttaccactttcctcCCTTTATTCATTTATTGAttgtcacatcatctattttatctaaatatgtgtgatgttactacctatgttacttccATGGTGGATAGTCTCATATTGCTCCTTGAGGATGTGCTCGTACCCAACAAGAAGCGCTTGACATGATGTAGGTCTTCCCCACCATTTTGTGTGGTAAGGCGGTGAGAGGAGGACTGGGTAGGAGATGGAAGGAGTGGCGGCACGTCTAGATTTGAGAGGGGGAAGGTAGCATGGGGGTTACTCATGGGGGAAGGTAATTGGAAGATTAGaagttatttttattattatttttcattAATTTTGTACATTCCATACATTGCAATAATATTAACCTATGAGTATATTTGTACGTCTCAAGATCAAATTCCAAAAGAAGTATAGTTTATTTTAGAGAAAAGGCATAAAGCCCGACTTCAAATTAATAATGTCATAAACTGGCTAGGATACAATAGTGGTGCGGATACAAAGGCGAAAGCTTGAAGAAAAACTGAAAGATAATAGGCGGCGTGCACACACCTTACAGAGGTAAGTTGAGCAATGGCAAGCATGGCACCTCCACAGCGAAAACAGGATCAAGCCGCTGGAGAACTCTAGGCAAGCTAGAACAGCGGAGCAACTGCAATCAGTAGACTGCACAAAGTGAAGGTCGAGAGGAACCGGGCTGCATGGAGAAAAGCATGTCTCAAGAGCTAACCGCCCTGAGCCTTGCCGGAGAGGAGATTCAATCGTCCCTATGTCCGAGCCGTGCCACAATACGCAGAAGCCGTCCACCAGCCGGCTGCCCAGAGCCGAACAAGATGAAGAGATTCTGAAGGATTGCACGGGAACCGCCTGGCATGTATATAAGGTACTAATGGGCTTCTGTTATATTTGTAGGATAATATGGGCAGCGAATAAGTGAACTAGAGCTATAATTTCATAACTGACTTCATTTGGATTTTGAAGAAAATTTGAATTTTATATAAGGATTTGAACCGAAGGGCGGGTTCAAAGTTCACAAACAAGTTTGAAAACATTCAAAAATGATCTTGCAAGTTGTGGAGATTTTCCAAAGTAGTACAGTTGGTTGAAAGTAGATAATTATATTTGAGAAGGCAAGTGGCAGCATAGATGTGTGTTCACACTTTTCTCAATCACCCTCCCTTTTCCGTTCTTGTCTTGATGTAATTAAATTCAAAGATGTAATTCGACGTGCAGCGGGAGATGGGATCATCATTTAAATCGGGAGATGAACTAACTTAATTATATGGGGATAAAATCAAATCGGCATTAATATCGAGAGATCTGGTGAAATATTATGGCAAATTCATAGTCAATTTTTTTTATGGAAAATAAATCTCTTGCACTTATTAATCATGGTCCCTTGGCCTCGCTGAAATAGCCCGCTGACCTAATAAATGTATACGGAGGGTGTAGTATATTTCTAACTACTTTTTTGAATGGAGATGATAGGTATTATCGGAAAGGGAGGAGAATGAATTCTTCCAGTTTGAGGTATTTCAAGCTAAGACTGAAATGCTAATTTTCATTGAAATGCACCATCATTTTAAGATAAGTAGCAAAGTCAAGTGTTGCCCAATTTTTTGGGAATAATTTCGGTTCCAACCTCATACAAGAGCAATTCACATGGATGTGACAAAACTGAAAATAATAGGCGGCAAAACTATAAATAATAGAAGAGTTATAaagatttaattaattaatttttaatATTAATGATAATATATTAAAAATAACAAAAGATTTCTAAAGATTTGTACAAGAACATATATTTTAGTAAATATATACATTACTTTCTAATGAATCACAATTAAATGGTTCTAATGTTCAATAATTTGCATTTTAAGATAATATTTATTTAATGCTATTTTTTGTTAATTAAATTTTCAATGGCCCTAGGCTATTTAAGAATGTGGTCTAATATGTTGAAGCGGTGTCAGAGTGAGTTCAGAATTTGGTTAGGCAGCAAGCACATATAGATCTCTTAACCAATCCAGCTAGCAATGACTTGTAGTTTGAAGCCATGGgcactcctcctcgtcctcctcctctttgCTGGACTTAGCCTTGGAGCGCCAGCGACGGTGTTCAATGAGAACTTCGTGCCGGTATGGGGTGCTGATGGTTATCACCTAGCCAATTATGGGACCCAGGTTTCCCTCATCATGGATAGAAACTCCGGTACATATCATCAATTTTTGCACCATATATGCTTCTTTACACACTTTTTGCTAAATTGACCCGAATTGAATAATATTAatagttttttattttcctttcggCTGATGCAGGGGCGGGATTTAGCTCCAAGATGATGTATGGCTCAGGGTTGTTCCACATGAGGATCAAGATACCCGCCGGGTATACTGCCGGCGTTGTAACGGCCTTCTATGTGAGTGTTGACACATCTTGTATGTTCCAACCATTTCGTTTGATTTGATGAAAAGCAGAAGTCAGATATACATTCTTGTACGTACATCTAGCTCACGACGCAACCCGAGTACGGTGACCACGACGAGGTGGATTTTGAGTTCTTGGGCAACGTCGATGGCAAGCCAGTGGCTCTCCAGACCAACATCTTCCTAAACGGCCAGGGCTACAGGGAGCAGAAGTTCTACCTCTGGTTCGATCCATCAGCAGCTGTCCATGACTACAAGATACTCTGGAACCAGCACCAGCTCGTGTGAGTACATCATCTATCCCCTGATCCCTTTCCCATCTGCTCAGAAGATCAATGGACATAATATATCACGTGCACCTCGATCATAGGATGCTCGTCGACGAAACGCCCATACGGGTGCTGAAGAACCTACCAGGCCGCAAGCCGGGCTACCAGTTCCCATCGAGGCCGATGAAAATCCGGGCGAGCATCTGGGATGGCTCTTCCTGGGCGACAGACAACGGCAAGATCAGGGTCGACTGGAACCGTGCGCCGTTTACCTCTGCATTCCAGAGGTTCAATGTGGACGCCTGCCCGGCCACCGGAGGTGCACCATGTGGCTCACCGAACCTGTGGTGGAACAAGTTCAGTGACCTAACGCCCGTGCAGAAGGAAGCGTACAAAAACGTCAAGAGCAAGTACATGACCTACAACTATTGTGACGACAAGGGAAGGTCCAACCTCCATCTACCGGGAGAGTGTATTTACAACTAACTAGCTTTCTCTAATATCTAGATGCTCGCCGATCAAGAATCTACTTCAACCGATTCTAGTAATATGTAGCGGTCGAAGTAGATTCTTCTTTTCTCTACAAAATTCCTCTTCCCAAACTGTACAAGCTTCTAGATATTAGATAAAAGGAATATACTATATCAGTTCTTCATTATTGCTAAAAAGACTCGATTTCTATGAAAGAATTAAACAAATTTTGTGATCCAAATTACTGTATACATAAGGGTTCACATCATACCCACTTATACTTAGGAGTAATTAATTACATACAGTGTGAGGGGAAGAAATACTTAGCCATGGCCCATCATCATCGCACCAAAACTAGTTAACGATTCGATGATAAGAAAGATGAAGCCCGACTGACAAAATAAACAAGGAATGGGGGATATCTTTGGTGATAGGGAGTGCGCCATTGATGATGCTCGTAGTAACGCATTCTCTCCGTCGCGCTTAGTGGGGAGCATGGCATCGCTATGGCTGCTGCGAGGGACTGGCCGAACTTGCCCTTACACAAGGTGAGACATGGCCCAGAGGACTCCTCTGGACGGGCTGGCTCGATCTCAACGCTTATTTCCATTTGTTGGCTTTGCCGGTGAGAGACTCCATCTTCTCCCGCAGCCTCTGAGAGATGAACACGCCCTGATGATTAGACAAGGACACGTCAAGGTCCCTCTCCGACCGCCTCTCCACGCAGAAAGCAGGCAGCTTGCCCCCATCCGATGCTCGTCTCCTTAACTCCGTCGCTGGCTTCGTTGTATTGTACTAGTACACGACCACATTGCTCTCCCCCTTGCAGACTCGTCGTATGTGCCGCTTGTTGTTGACGTGTGTCAGCAATAAGCCGTGGCCGGCAATGTGGCGACCGGCGTGAGTGTGCGCCTGGTGCGGTCTGGGTCGGACACGGGTGCGTGTGTGTGTCAGCGCGTGTGTGGGTTTTTAGTTGGCGAAATACGGGGCGAGGAGACCGCGTCGGGCGTTGGAGTGAGCCGCGTAGCGCGCCGAGCGCGCGAGCCGCGGAGTGCGGGGCATGGAGATCGTGTGAGTGGGGGTGCGTATGGGCGCGGGCTGGCGTGTCTGTGCACGTGAGTATAAAGCCCCACTCCCGCCGGTGTATTGAGCTGTGGGGTTCGAGTTCGAGCTCGGGCAGAAAAACCAAAAGGCCGTACATGCGGCAAGGTGTTTGTGTGCTAGAAAATTTTCTGTGTTCGTTCTCTCTCTGTTCCATCGTGTCTTGGATGATCACCGTCAGTCCGTGCATCGAGCTGCGCCAATAATTGGCATCAGAGCCACTTTGCGGGGGTGATCGCTGGCGGCCATGTCTCTCGTTCCGTACGGCGGTGATGGTGGCGCGTTTCGTTGCCGATCCCGCCGCTGACTCCGGCGAACTACATCTCCTGGGCGATCAAGGTGGTGGCAATCCTTGATGCCCAAGGGCTGTGGGTCGTGGTTGCGCCAGCGGAGGGCGCGACGATCGACGCCTGCAAGAGCAAGACGGCGCGAGCGATGCTGTTGGGCACGCTGTCGGAGGAGGTTTTGATGCAGGTGGCGACGAAGCCCACGACGAAGAAGGTATGGGACTACCTTAAAGTGCATTTCGTCGGCGCCGATCGGGTGAAGGCTGCACGGCTGGCGACGCGGCGCAGCGAGTTCGATTGCCTAAGGATGGATGACGACGATGAGCTGGATGCGTATGCCGACAAGGTCAACAGCATGGCGGCGAGGTACGCCGGCCTCGGGGCAATGCTCGACGAAGCGGCGATGGTCAAGAAACTCCTCGACACCGTACCGAACCGGCTGTACGCCGAGGTGGCCGGCATTGAGCATTTTTGCAACGTCGATGAAATGTTGTTCGAGGAGGCGCTCGGCCGGCTGAAGGGCTTCGAGGAGCGGACGCGGCAGCGCGCGCAGGCCGTCTGGGAATGGGCAGGCGAGCAGCTCATGCTCACTGTGGCACAGTGGGCGGCGTGGCGGCAACAGCATGGTGGAGGCGGCTACGACCACGACGACGACGGAGCGGCCAACACGGCATCGGGTGGTGGAGGGAAACGGTTTTTAGTGAGCCGCATAGCGCGCGTGCATCTCAAGGCGAGGACGTAGTAGCCGCCGTAGTTGCCTGGTTCTGCCATGCGTACTGTCATGATAAACTCTCGCAGATCTCAAGGCCAAGATAGGGTCTGCGGCGTGGCGTATAAGAGGACCTGAGAGGTTCAAATTGGATCCTGGACCGACAATATCTCCGTGTGCTTCTGTGATCGGACTATACAGACGACAGGTTCCACCAAGTGGAGATCACCAGCATCGCggcaatgctacacgtacaaacaATTTACAGGCTTTCACAGGATGGTTAGCTTTGATTGGTCAATTGGTGAGCGGGGCGGCCCACCCCCCTGAAAATTAGGGGGAAGAGGTTTGTGATTGGTTGTTAGATGAAAGGAGCGTGTAAAAGCGTGTAAGTCTTTGTATGTCTAGCATTTTTGCCAGCATCGGGGTATCCAGCTTCCACACTCTGCGATCGGACTATACAGACGACAGCCACGCCCTTGCGCTTCAACCACACCGCGCGCGTCGTCAGCCGCCACCGGCTGCACGAGATGGGTGTGACTCAATGGGAGGTTGACGCCTAACACGCCGTTACACCCCTTGGCAAGGCCTACTTCCCCAAGACTTGCCTGGAGAAGATGACCCAAGTGGCGGCGACGGTGACGACGTCAACTGAGGCGGCATGCCATCTTGATATTTACGAAGTCAGTGTAGACGTCTCATCGTGGATGGGAACATCTCCTCCCATTAAAAGTGCATCGCCGGAAATCATAAACTCTGATGGGCTGGAGATACCATTTTCTCTCTAACCACATGGGGATAAAATCCAATCGACATTTAAATCAAAGGATCCGGTGAAATATTACGGCAAATAAATCAAGCTCGCTTATTGATCATGGTCCCTTAGTCTCGCTCAAATGGCCTGCTGACCTAATAAACGTGTACGAAGTGAGTAGTATATTATACCGTCCCTGAGTTTCCAACTACTTTTACCGAATGGAGATAATAAAGGGAacaatgtttttttttcatttgagATATTTCAAGCCAAGATTGATATGGTAATTTCCATTGAAAGGCCCTATCATTTTAAGATAAGTAGCGAAGATAAGTGTTCCCAAAAAAATAGGAGTAATTAACTATGTTGCAAATTCATACAAAGGTAATATATTCTCTATAACACTAAGCTCCCTAGTTTTAAAGAGCCCACATTCAATTGAGGTCTTCAATTAAAATTGGATCACCCGATTTTGACCGGATCAACAATTTTTCAAAGCTCTCTCACTCAGTTGTTTTATACTATACACTATGATTTCTATTTTTTAAGGCCTCACAATTAGTCGAGATATTCAATTTAGAATTAGGTCAAACGGTTTTGACCGAGTCAACACATTTGAAAGCTCTCCCATTCGATTCTTTTAATTCATTATGTTCCCTCATTTTGAAACTTTTTCATTCAATTGAGGTATTCAATTCTGGATTTGATTTACGATTTTGACCGGCCCAACAATCTTTCAAATCAATCTGCAGCAACCGGTCTATAAAAATATATCAATACCGCACACCCCTCCCACCATTTAAAAAAAGTGCCATCATGTGATATTGTAGCACAAATATAGTAGTACATGAAACCACGGACAAAGAAATTTTCCCACATAAATATAGGTTGGTTAGCGGATAACAGAAAATCACACCACAAAAGGCTCACTAAATCACGCATTATTAAAAAGTAAAACACACTATCTTCTCCCTTACCCGCCAAACTAAATATTTCATCGATTTCAAAATATAAGGGGTATTAGTTTTGTGAAAAATTAAATTTCATTAATTTTGACCAAGTTCAGAGAAAAAATGTCGATATCCATAATATTAAACAGAACAAGTATGGAATTCATTTCATGAGCTGATTTGATATTATGGATTTTGACatatttctctacaaatttgatcaaacttaaataggtttgacttctaaaaaaagtAATACACCATATATTTTTAAACAGAGTGATTTTTTTTTAGGAATCCAAGAACACCAACGATGTAACAAAATGCGCCCAACCCTTCTAGTTATGACGAATGTGAcaacatttaaaaaaaatatgcGGCAAAACAATAAGGGCAACACTACGTGTCTGCCGGCGGATAAAAAAAATATCGTCCGCCTTTAGGGCCATCAGATTGACGCAAAAATAGCCATCAGATATCCCAAATGTGTGTGTCGTGAATTGCAACAAGCTGGTTGTTGCGTGTTCAGTTTGCAACGACGCCTTTGTTGCAAAACCATCCGAAGCATTTTTTAGCGTGACACATTATTTTTTAAGGGTTATTTTTGCAACAAATGTCATGTTGCGGAAAAATATTTGCAACAAAGGTTGTTTCAAAAAAAGTCATCATTCAACTTTTTGCAACATAGATGATGTCGCGAAAGGATTTTTGCAACAAGGAAGATGTTGCAGAAAAAATTCAATGCAAAAAAATAATCTCGCTCGCTACTTGTTGGGGGCTTCGTATGTTTGTAACATAGTGTGTATACAAATTTGTGTTTGCAACATGCCCAATGTTGCAAACTTGTTGGCCCGTCTCGCATAGCTCTacgcagggccggccctgagggggggcagggggggcggccgccccgggcccccgattAGGAAGGGGCCCCCAATTGATTGGTTTCCTATATACGTTTGTGATGTTTAGCCTGTCGATTGATTCTCCAAAAGGAAAGAAAAATTAACTGATCAATCAATCATCGGCTCGCATGCCATGCAGTCTTTTCGGCTTTTACCTCTCTTCCCCAATTGGCAACAAATCGGCCATGCCATGGATGATAGCGCCCCACCCGCTCGTCTAATCGTGATTTTCAGCTGTCGGGCGCCATTAGTGGAACAAAGTAAAGCGGTGTCCAGATTCCCATCAATTTCTCTTCAACACAtagtttccctttccttctctttctatgTCTTGTTCGATCATTCATTCGTTTCTCAAGATCATCCTCgtacatatctctttctcacactccGATTTAATGTATTGATTGGGATTAGAAAAGAGAAACTTG contains:
- the LOC119281031 gene encoding xyloglucan endotransglucosylase/hydrolase protein 2-like, with amino-acid sequence MTCSLKPWALLLVLLLFAGLSLGAPATVFNENFVPVWGADGYHLANYGTQVSLIMDRNSGAGFSSKMMYGSGLFHMRIKIPAGYTAGVVTAFYLTTQPEYGDHDEVDFEFLGNVDGKPVALQTNIFLNGQGYREQKFYLWFDPSAAVHDYKILWNQHQLVMLVDETPIRVLKNLPGRKPGYQFPSRPMKIRASIWDGSSWATDNGKIRVDWNRAPFTSAFQRFNVDACPATGGAPCGSPNLWWNKFSDLTPVQKEAYKNVKSKYMTYNYCDDKGRSNLHLPGECIYN